From Halorientalis litorea:
CCACTGTGCTTTTTTCGCCCAGTCATGGCAGTCCACCGACCTCCTCGGTGAATCGGGTCGTGTACGTCTCGCCACCGACGCGATAGCGGACACCGATGGTGAAATCGGGGTCGGCCGGGAGTCCCTCGACAGCACGGTACTGGATAGCGAGGTTGCCTCCGTCCTCTACGTCTATCTCGACCCGGTCTCGCGGGTCGAAGTCACACTCGTAATACGTTCCCGAACCGTAGATAGCGTACGCGGACATCGATACCCCTCCATCAGGAATTGTGAGGCCCTCACAGCCGAGGTCTTTCCGCCCGATATACACCTGTTCGTCCTCGGTATCAGTGTAGTCGTTGTCCTCGTTTTCGTTCGTGTTGATACGAATCTCGGGGAAATAGTAGAAATTGCTGTTGATACAATTTCCGAAGAAATTGTACGAGGTACAGACGTATCGGTCCTCTGCAATCATCTCTCCGCCTGTGCCTTCGGGGTCGAAGAATACACCGGTGATAGTGATGTCGTTGCTGTGAGTGTTCTCGAACCGAACCATGATATCGTCGCCATCGAAGTCGACGTTTTGCCCGGCCCGCGTCCTGTCGTCGGCTGGCGTACGTGTGAGCGTGAGTGGTGCTAGTCCGGCGACAGTGATGTTATGCGAGTGCCACGTCGAAGCGTTCTCTTCGTCGGTCACTCGCAAGGTCACGTTTTGGGGGCCGTAGTTCCCACCGCCGTACGTGTGGGTGGTCGTCGCGGTGTTCAGGTTCTGTTCCTCGTAGGTTCCGTCCCCGTCGAAGTCCCAACTGTAGTTCAGGCCGGGACTGGCGGGATTGTCGGGGTCCGGGTCCTCGGCATTGGCGGTGAACGTCACGCCCCGGTTGGTGTCGGGGTACTCGGGGTCGACGGTGAACGAGACGTTCGTCGGCGGGAGGTTCGTCTCCCCGATGATGCTCCCGCCCGTTCGCTGCTTGGCAACGTCGCCGCCGATACCCAACCGCAGCGGCGCGTCAGTCGCCCCTGTCTCGTCGATGGTTCCGGGAGCGGAACTCCCGTTCCATTCGAGACGGTAGTGGCTGGCACTCACCGTCGAGATGTTCACGTCCGTCTCGTTGACCGAGAGCGGGATGTTCCGAACCACGTCGAGCCGCGTGACCTCCAGTTCGAGACACGAGTTCGGCGTCGACCGTAGCTCGGTACACTCGGACCCGTTGACGATGCGGACGGAGTAAGACGACCCGGAGACTCGCTCCGGGAGGTCGACCTGTATCGTCGCCGACCCGTTCCCGGCCGACAGTCGCTGGAGTTGGGTTATCGTCTCGGCGAGTTCGTTCCCGATGGTGTCCAGTCCCGACTGTGCGGCGTACTCCTGCTGGTTGTTGAGGTACGACCCGCCCGCGACGAGCAAACCGGTGATGAGGATGGTCGTGATACCGATAGCGAGGATGTGGTTGACGAGCGACGCCGCCCCCCGTCGGTCCGTGCGTATCGTCCATCTCATGGGTAGATGCTCAGGTTGTGCCTCCGCTCGTAGTCTATCTCGGTCGAGGAGTACGCCATGGTGACGTTCGTGCTCCAGATGGCCGGCACTTGGCACGGGTCGGTGAAGCCGGTCACCGCCGGGTCGCCGCAGAAGTCGTACGACCCGCCGAAGTTCGCGCTCACGTTCGACCGTGCCACGAGACTGTACCGACCGTTAGCTCTGCCGCCGTCAGATATCTCGACACTGTAGGGCGGGTCGAGGTTCTCGGTCGCGTTGAACGCACACTCGCTGTTGAAACTCTCTCCGTCGAGTACGTCGAGAAGCACCCGACCACGGACCGCGAAACACTGCACGTTCCCCGTGTTGGGGCCGTGTGTCCGCTCGGTACTGATGTCGACCTTCGTGGCTCCTCCTGTATTGTTACGCTGGATGCCAATGTCTACTGATTCGCTCGCGTTTCGTATCGTGATATTGAATTCGTCGCTGTTCATCCCTGAGACGTTCAGGTTGACGACGAACCGGCCAACCGCCACTCGGTCGCTGTTCTCGACAACCTCCCAGTCCGAGACACTGGGTGTCGTCGGTGACTCGAAGGTCCCGTCCTCGCTCTGGACGACGCGTTGGCCGTACGTGACGTTGTTGTACGAGACGTTCACGAACACCGGTCGGCTCACCGTGTAACTCTCGCGCAATAGCCGCGTGTAGTTCGTGACGTTTCTGACGACGCTGTCACGGAGTTGTGGCCGCGAGAAGTTCTTGTCCCGGTGGTTCATTCGGAGGACCAGCGACCGTGTGCCCTCCCGTGCCGTCTGGTCGAACCGGACGGCGTCGTCGCTGGCGTCGACCGTCACGTCCGTCGTCACCGTACTCGTGAAGAGGACGGTGTTCAGGACGACGGTGAGGCCGATGATGATGAGCGCGAGCGAGACGGCCCCGACGAGGATGAGTTGCGCCCTGCGGTCGTCGGTCGCTACCATACTGTCAGGCGCACCTCCACGACGTTGTACACCGGTCCGTCCATGGCGTTCGGGATCGGGTAGTACCCTCGGTCCCCGGTGGCGTTCGTCCCGAGGTCGGTCAACTGCACCCGCGTCGCGTTCGGCCCCGACAGCGTCTGGTTGTCGTACAGCGTCACGCGGTTGGTCGCCGTCACGGCGTTGTCCGACGGTTCACCACGGTACACCATCGGAAGCGTCTCCGTCCCCGACGACTCGTTCTGGTACCGGAGGACGATGTTGTACGTGCGGCCCCGTGACTCGAAGGTCTGATTCAACACCTCGCCCAGTTGTCTCGGTGGTTTCCGGTTCCCGTACCCGATTTCTTCGTTGACCGCGCCCACGAACGCGAGCCTGTTGCGCGACCAGTACCGGACGTACTCGGAGAGGCCGAACGTCTCGTTCTGTGCCGTCAGCCTGAGCACGTCGTCGGCCTCTGTCTGGACTTGTGACCGTATCTCGGGGTCGACAGTCCCGCCCGTCGTCGGCGTGATGATGATGGCCTGTATCGCAAAGAGGACTGCAGAGAGGATAACCACCGACCCGATGACGGCCTCCAAGGTGAACGCCTGTCCCCTGTCTTCGCCCGTCACCATACTTTCACCACCAAGCGACAACTCGGGTCACAGCGCGTCCGATTCGAGAGCGAAACGATACGCGCACGCGCCGCCGCTGGCTGGTTTCGGCTGTCTTTCTCCGTCGCGAGTGGCGTCCCGTCGACGGTTACCAGCGACCGACTGCCCCCTTCCCTGACGGTTATGTTGATGGCTGTCCCGCGTGTGAACCCATATTGGTCCCGGAGTTGCGACTGGTTCTGTGAGAGCGTCGCGTTGAGTTTTGTCTCGTTGAGAATATTCTCGCCCTCCGCCGTCGCGTGTTCTCGAATCAGGTCTTGGCTGAGCCTATCCGCTCGCATCCCGTCGCTGTCGTCTATCCCCGCGGTGAACGGTTCGAGATAACTCGGGAACAACCCGAAGACGAACGTCACCGTGATGAGGAACAGCGAGATACCGAGCGCGAAATCCTGAAGCGTCTGCCCCTTCCTGTCACCCCTAAATGCTGACTAACTCATCGTGAGTTACGTAGTGAGTAAAATACCTTTTGGCAACAAGTATATAAAACCACCGCCGGGCCAGTTGGCATCGTCCGCGGTATGGTTCAGCCAGAAACAGTCGACCGACTGATAGTAACGTCCGTGCTCACCCGACGGCAATCCACGTGATGAGCGCGAACGTGGGCAGGATGACCGCGAACTTCACCCCCGAGATGAGGTCGACGTTCCGGATGTAGCCGCCGATGAACGACGACATGATGGCCTGCAGCGTCACTGCGTGGAAGAACAGCAGCGAGAGCAGTTCGGTGTCGACACCGCCACCGAAACTCTGTCCGCCGCCGGGGGCAGCACCACCGCCGCCACCGCCGCCGGTGTTCGCAAGCCCGGCCATCACGTCGAGGAACTGCGTCTTCAGCAGTGCCATGACGCCCAGCAGCGTCATGTAGGTCATGATGATGATGACCAACTGCATCCGCGTGCGGGACTTGCGCTCGCGGTCGATGTCGTCTTGATTCTCCGAGGCCTGTGCGGCCGTCGTCAGCACGTCCTCGATTTGACTGGACGCCTCCTGTGCCTTGCTGATGAGTTTGACCGTCCGGGCTAGCCGCGGGATGTGGTACTCGTTGTTGAACTCCCGCATCGCGTCCTTGAGGCTGGTCCCGTACTTGACCTTCGCGTACATCGTCTCGAAGTCCTCGGCCAACCGCCCCGAAGACGTGTTCGAGACGGTGTTCAGCGATTCGAGGAGCGTCAGCCCCGTGTCGTTGGCACTCGATAGTTTCCGCAAATTCTCCGAGAGTTGTGTCACGACACCACGTCGCGACCGGACGTTCCACTCGTAGAAGATGGTCAGCGGGAGGAAGTTGATATACAGCGGGACGTACACCCAGAAGAACGTCGACATGACTGGCTTACTGACCATCCCGTCGATGCTGAGCGGTGCGAAGCCGGCGACGACCGACCCCGCCATCACCACTATCGTCAGCGGAACTGTCAGGCCCAACACCACCGTCGGGTGGTCACGGAAGAAGATGTGTGGCTTCTTCAGTATTTGGCCCAACTCGTAGGACCGTTCTCCGCTCTTCACCTTGTCGAAGATGCCGTACCCGCCGGTGAAGTTCTCGACGAGGCCGAGGTTGAAGATACCCAGCCCCTCTTGGACGACCACGTCGTCGCGTTGCCCGTCCGGCGTGAGGTAGCCGTCGCCGATTTCGTCCTGCGTGACCGTCGACACCATCACGAGGAACCCGACCCCCGTGAGCGGAATCAGCCCGTACACCGTGCCCAGCAGGAGCATCTGCTGGGACTTGCCCATCATCTGCATGATGACGAGGATGATGATGAGCAAGAGGGGGAACAGCGAGAGCGTCATGTACATCTCGCCGAACAGTTCCATCGTCTCTAGCACTTGCTCTTGCTCCTGCTTGGCGGTCCGCATGTGCTTGTCCTTCTGGTCTTCGAGGAAACTCGTCATGTCACCGCCGGAGTTGACGATGGAGAGCATGTCCGTCAGGAACTGCGCGAGTTCGTCGCTCGGCGTCTGGAGTGCTTGGTTCCTGATGGCCGTCCGGTAGTCCGTATCGAAGTACTCGGTTTCGAGGACGAGCGACTGGAACTCTTGGGCAACCTCGCCGTACGTGTCGTCGGCTTTGGCCATCGCCTGCAGGATTTCGAGTTGGTTCAACCCCCCGACCGACAGCGCGTACATGAACGAGATGGAGTCCGACAGCAGGACGTTAATCTCGCGTTTCCGTCCGCCCGCCCGGAAGTACGGAATCGAGACCATCGACCCGAACCCGATACCGAAGCCGATGAGGCCGAAGACGATGCCGGTGATGAACACCAGAATCGGTATCTTCAGCGCGAGCAGGATTTCCGGAACCGACTCCACGGGAATCCCGAGCAGAGTCGGTGCGTCCTCGAGAAAGAGGACGAAGATGGCGTAGCCCAGAAGCGACCCCATTATCCACAACACGAGGCCCGCCAGCACGCCGACCCCCAACGCGCGCGCGACGAACAACTCGACGTTCTGGGGCATACGCGCCTGCGCGAGTTTCTTCTCTACACCGGCCACGAAGTCGCTGTTCTCGTTGAACAGGTACTGATAGAGCGGGTAGAACGTGTCACCGAACGAGCCGCCGCCGCTGAACGACTGCCCGTCACGCGTGTCGAGACTCATCTCACTCCCCTTCTCCTGCTTCCGTTCCGGCCTTGGTCACGAACTGGCCGAAGTCGATTTCGGCGTCTTCGTCTTCGTCGTCGTCCTGTTGGACCGGTTCGATGTTCTCCTGCGTCTCGATACCACCCAGTGCCTTCACGATTTCCGGCGTCTCCATGCTCTTGTACTGGTCGAACATCGGCTGTGCGTTCTCCAGAATCTCGTTCGTCTCTTCGAGCATCTCCTCACTCGCCGACGGCCGCGGGACCATCTCCTCTTTCTCGGGGTCGATGTCGATCATGACCGACTCCATGTCCCGCAGGTCTTCGAGGCTCTCTTCGAGTTTGTCGTGGGCGATGAGCGTCAGGATGGTGTCCGGGTCGTTGATGAACGCCTGAATCGTCGCCGCCACCTGCTGGTAGGTGTTGATGCCGTTCTGGATGAGGTGGGCCAGCACGATTTTGCGCTTGAACAACTCCTCGTCCAGTCGTTCCTGTGTCCACCCACGGTCGAACTTGATTTCCTCCAGCGTGTTGGACTGGCCCATCTGGATGAACGTGTCCGTCTCGGCCTGCCACTGGTAGACGTCCCTGACGTTGATTTCGTCGTTCTCGGCGGAGTACTCGTTGATTTCGGTCAGGGTCTTGCTCCGGCGGACCTTCTTGCCGTCCGTCCGGCTCTGGGTCTGGATAGACACCAAATCGAGTGCCGTGAACAGCGTCTTCGAGACGTTGATTGGGTCGGTAGTGAACCGCTTGATGACCTCGCCCACCGAGTCGGCGTGGAACGTCGTGTAGGTGGTGTGGCCCGTGGACATGACCTGGAAGAGGGTCCGGCCCTCCTCGCCACGAATCTCACCCATGACGATGTAGTCTGGTCGCTGTCGCAGTGCGGCCTCCAGCAGGTCGAACTCGTCCACGTCGCCCGTATCGTCCTCACCGAAGGACGGCCGGGTGACGGACGCGACCCAGTTGCGCTGCGGCAGTTCGACCTCGCGGGTGTCCTCGATGGAGACGATTTTCGCGTTCGAGGGGATGAACAGCGAGACGGCGTTCAGCGAGGTGGTCTTCCCCGAGGCAGTACCGCCCGCGAAGATGAGCGACTTGTGGTTCTCGATACAGAGCCACAGGAACGCCATCTGGTCGAGTGAGAAGGTGTTCCAGTTGATGAGGTCGATGGGCGTGAACGGCACGTCCTTGAACTGCCGGATGGTGTAGTTGGTCCCGTGGTCGGACACTTCCGCACCGAGGGTCAACTGCGAGCGTGACCCGTCCGGGAGCGTCGCGTCGACCTGTGGCTGACGCTTCGAGATACCCTTCCCGGACCGCTGGGCCAGTTTCACGACGAAGTCGTCGAGTTCCTCCTTGCCGTGTTCGACGTTCGAGATAATCTGTTCGTAGTCGGTGTGGTAGACGAACACCCGACTGTTGTACCCGTTACACGAGATGTCCTCGACGTTGATATCGTGTTTGATGGGGTCGATTTTGGCGAACCCGATGAAGTCCCGTTTCAGGTTGTACAGGAGTTTCTCGACCTGATACTCGTTGAGTGTGCTCGGGTCTTCCTCGATGATTGCCGGCTCGGGTCGCGCGCTGATACCGTCTAGCCCGCTCTCCTCCGCTGACTCTCCCTCGGGCCCCATCCCCAGCATCGACTTGACGGCGACGAGCGCGCCGCCGTCGCCGTTGGTGGAACTGCCGCTCGGACTCCCGCCGTCGTAGATGTCGTACCGTTCGAGCAGTCGCTCGGATTCGCGCTGGATGACCTCCGCCCGGTCGGACTCGTCGCCTTGGACTACGACATCGTCTTCGGAGTACTTGATGGCGGTCTTGAGTTTGCCGGAGAGGAAGTCCTGTAGGTCGCGCTCGATGGCGTTGAGGTACGGCTCGATGACGTAGTATTTCTTCTCGTTTTCCTTCCGCGAGTGGAAGATGATGACACAGGCGTATGGTTTGTTGACCCAGTACCGTTCGAGTTCTTGGAAGTGCTTTTTCTTCTCGATGGGGACCGCCTTCTCGATGTCGTACCGGTTGGTGACCGTCGTGTTCCCGTTCACGTCCGAGAAGAACATGTCCTCGTCGAGTTCCTCGTTCACGTCGACGGTGAACTCGTCGACCGTCTCCGTAAGCGTACTGGCGATGTTCTCGGCGTTGCTCAGTATTCCTTCCGTGTCGTCGGGGTCGAACCCGAGGTACTCCTCCGGTTCGAACGGCTTTTTCTCCCCCTCGCTCGTCCGCGGCGGCTCGCCCTCGTCGTCGTAGTAGTGTTCGCGCTTGAAGTGTTCCCACGTGTACTCGCCCTTGCGCACCGGCATCTCCTCGGGGTTGAGTTCCCGCTGGAGCGGCTTGTAGATAGATTCGGCCGCCCGCGCCCCTCGTTGCAATCGCTCTTCGGTCTCCCGAGGGTCGAACCCGAGGAACTCCGTCCTGTCGAACGGACCGCCCGTGTGGAACTCCCGGCGAACGTCCTCCCACGTGTACTCGCCGACAGTGGCTCGCTCGACCCGGGCGAGGACTTCCTCGGCGTCCGACGGGTCGCCCCCCTCTTTGTCATCAGTTGCCATTGATCCACCCGTCGTGACAGGAGCAAAAAAAGCTTATGACGAGGTTATCGATTTTGAGGCACTCTCTCCCGGGAATATCCTCACAAGCGTCCAACTGCTTCGCCCGATAAGACTCTGTATTCTCGCTCGTAAGCACCGTTTGTTCCGAATTATATCACTGTACAGGAAACGCTACGGCTCGGGTCAGGAGATGAACGACTCGATGCGGGCCATCGCCTGCTTGAGTTGGCCCAACCCCGTCGCGTAGGAGACGCGGAGGTGGCCGTCACCGCCCTCGCCGAACGCTGTCCCGGGAACCACGGCGACGCGTTCCTCGCGGAGCAACTCCTCCGCGAACGCCTCGGCGTCGTCCCCCGGACACTCGGGGAACGCGTAGAACGCGCCCGCGGCGTCGAAGCAGTCCAGCCCCATCTCCTCGAACCGTGAGAGGACGAACTTCCGGCGGCGGTCGTACTCCCCGACCATCTGCTGTACGTCGTCGTCGCAGTTCTGGAGCGCGTCTAGGGCCGCGTACTGTGCCGTCGTCGGTGCCGACAGCATCGTGTACTGGTGGATGCGGTTCATCCCCGCGATGGCCTCGGGCGGCCCCATCGCGTAACCGAGTCTGAGGCCGGTCATCGCGTAGGCCTTCGAGAAGCCGTTGAACACGATCGTCCGCTCGGCCATTCCCGGGAGCGTGGCGATGGACGTGTGGTCGTGCTCGTAGGTCAACTCCGAGTATATCTCGTCGGAGAGGACCACGAGGTCGTGTTCCCGGCAGAACTCGGCTACCTCCGCCAGTTCGTCGCCGGTCATCGTCGCCCCGGTGGGGTTGTTCGGGTAGCAGTACACGAGGGCGTCGGCCTCGGCCGCGCCCGACTCCGCCAACACCTCGTAGGTTAGCTTGAACTCGTCTTCGGCCCGGGTCGGCACCGGGAGCGGGTCACCGCCCGCGAAGATGACGCCCGGGACGTACGAGACGTAGGACGGCTGTACCACTGCCACCGTGTCGCCGGGGTCGACCAGCGCGCGGAACGCGAGGTCGAGTGCCTCGCTCGCCCCGGCGGTGACGACGATTTCCTCGTCGGGGTCGTAGTCGAGGCCGTAGCGGTTCCGTTGGTCGGCGGCGATGGCCTCCCGGAGTTCCTTCTTGCCGCGGTTGGCGGTGTAGGAGGTCTGTCCCCGT
This genomic window contains:
- a CDS encoding PKD domain-containing protein, whose protein sequence is MRWTIRTDRRGAASLVNHILAIGITTILITGLLVAGGSYLNNQQEYAAQSGLDTIGNELAETITQLQRLSAGNGSATIQVDLPERVSGSSYSVRIVNGSECTELRSTPNSCLELEVTRLDVVRNIPLSVNETDVNISTVSASHYRLEWNGSSAPGTIDETGATDAPLRLGIGGDVAKQRTGGSIIGETNLPPTNVSFTVDPEYPDTNRGVTFTANAEDPDPDNPASPGLNYSWDFDGDGTYEEQNLNTATTTHTYGGGNYGPQNVTLRVTDEENASTWHSHNITVAGLAPLTLTRTPADDRTRAGQNVDFDGDDIMVRFENTHSNDITITGVFFDPEGTGGEMIAEDRYVCTSYNFFGNCINSNFYYFPEIRINTNENEDNDYTDTEDEQVYIGRKDLGCEGLTIPDGGVSMSAYAIYGSGTYYECDFDPRDRVEIDVEDGGNLAIQYRAVEGLPADPDFTIGVRYRVGGETYTTRFTEEVGGLP
- a CDS encoding pyridoxal phosphate-dependent aminotransferase, with protein sequence MEVSDRVDSVPPSGIRRFFELAEEMDDIISLGVGEPDFSAPWSARDAAIGSLERGQTSYTANRGKKELREAIAADQRNRYGLDYDPDEEIVVTAGASEALDLAFRALVDPGDTVAVVQPSYVSYVPGVIFAGGDPLPVPTRAEDEFKLTYEVLAESGAAEADALVYCYPNNPTGATMTGDELAEVAEFCREHDLVVLSDEIYSELTYEHDHTSIATLPGMAERTIVFNGFSKAYAMTGLRLGYAMGPPEAIAGMNRIHQYTMLSAPTTAQYAALDALQNCDDDVQQMVGEYDRRRKFVLSRFEEMGLDCFDAAGAFYAFPECPGDDAEAFAEELLREERVAVVPGTAFGEGGDGHLRVSYATGLGQLKQAMARIESFIS
- a CDS encoding type II/IV secretion system ATPase subunit; its protein translation is MATDDKEGGDPSDAEEVLARVERATVGEYTWEDVRREFHTGGPFDRTEFLGFDPRETEERLQRGARAAESIYKPLQRELNPEEMPVRKGEYTWEHFKREHYYDDEGEPPRTSEGEKKPFEPEEYLGFDPDDTEGILSNAENIASTLTETVDEFTVDVNEELDEDMFFSDVNGNTTVTNRYDIEKAVPIEKKKHFQELERYWVNKPYACVIIFHSRKENEKKYYVIEPYLNAIERDLQDFLSGKLKTAIKYSEDDVVVQGDESDRAEVIQRESERLLERYDIYDGGSPSGSSTNGDGGALVAVKSMLGMGPEGESAEESGLDGISARPEPAIIEEDPSTLNEYQVEKLLYNLKRDFIGFAKIDPIKHDINVEDISCNGYNSRVFVYHTDYEQIISNVEHGKEELDDFVVKLAQRSGKGISKRQPQVDATLPDGSRSQLTLGAEVSDHGTNYTIRQFKDVPFTPIDLINWNTFSLDQMAFLWLCIENHKSLIFAGGTASGKTTSLNAVSLFIPSNAKIVSIEDTREVELPQRNWVASVTRPSFGEDDTGDVDEFDLLEAALRQRPDYIVMGEIRGEEGRTLFQVMSTGHTTYTTFHADSVGEVIKRFTTDPINVSKTLFTALDLVSIQTQSRTDGKKVRRSKTLTEINEYSAENDEINVRDVYQWQAETDTFIQMGQSNTLEEIKFDRGWTQERLDEELFKRKIVLAHLIQNGINTYQQVAATIQAFINDPDTILTLIAHDKLEESLEDLRDMESVMIDIDPEKEEMVPRPSASEEMLEETNEILENAQPMFDQYKSMETPEIVKALGGIETQENIEPVQQDDDEDEDAEIDFGQFVTKAGTEAGEGE
- a CDS encoding type II secretion system F family protein produces the protein MSLDTRDGQSFSGGGSFGDTFYPLYQYLFNENSDFVAGVEKKLAQARMPQNVELFVARALGVGVLAGLVLWIMGSLLGYAIFVLFLEDAPTLLGIPVESVPEILLALKIPILVFITGIVFGLIGFGIGFGSMVSIPYFRAGGRKREINVLLSDSISFMYALSVGGLNQLEILQAMAKADDTYGEVAQEFQSLVLETEYFDTDYRTAIRNQALQTPSDELAQFLTDMLSIVNSGGDMTSFLEDQKDKHMRTAKQEQEQVLETMELFGEMYMTLSLFPLLLIIILVIMQMMGKSQQMLLLGTVYGLIPLTGVGFLVMVSTVTQDEIGDGYLTPDGQRDDVVVQEGLGIFNLGLVENFTGGYGIFDKVKSGERSYELGQILKKPHIFFRDHPTVVLGLTVPLTIVVMAGSVVAGFAPLSIDGMVSKPVMSTFFWVYVPLYINFLPLTIFYEWNVRSRRGVVTQLSENLRKLSSANDTGLTLLESLNTVSNTSSGRLAEDFETMYAKVKYGTSLKDAMREFNNEYHIPRLARTVKLISKAQEASSQIEDVLTTAAQASENQDDIDRERKSRTRMQLVIIIMTYMTLLGVMALLKTQFLDVMAGLANTGGGGGGGAAPGGGQSFGGGVDTELLSLLFFHAVTLQAIMSSFIGGYIRNVDLISGVKFAVILPTFALITWIAVG
- a CDS encoding DUF7288 family protein — its product is MVTGEDRGQAFTLEAVIGSVVILSAVLFAIQAIIITPTTGGTVDPEIRSQVQTEADDVLRLTAQNETFGLSEYVRYWSRNRLAFVGAVNEEIGYGNRKPPRQLGEVLNQTFESRGRTYNIVLRYQNESSGTETLPMVYRGEPSDNAVTATNRVTLYDNQTLSGPNATRVQLTDLGTNATGDRGYYPIPNAMDGPVYNVVEVRLTVW
- a CDS encoding DUF7287 family protein, with translation MTFVFGLFPSYLEPFTAGIDDSDGMRADRLSQDLIREHATAEGENILNETKLNATLSQNQSQLRDQYGFTRGTAINITVREGGSRSLVTVDGTPLATEKDSRNQPAAARARIVSLSNRTRCDPSCRLVVKVW